In Meleagris gallopavo isolate NT-WF06-2002-E0010 breed Aviagen turkey brand Nicholas breeding stock chromosome 2, Turkey_5.1, whole genome shotgun sequence, the following are encoded in one genomic region:
- the GJA10 gene encoding gap junction alpha-10 protein, which translates to MGDWNLLGSILEEVHIHSTIVGKIWLTILFIFRMLVLGVAAEDVWDDEQSEFICNTEQPGCSNICYDKAFPISLIRYWVLQIIFVSSPSLVYMAHALYRLRALEKERQKRKAHLRAQLEDLEPMLEEHRRVERELRKLEEQKKVNKAPLRGSLLRTYVLHILTRSVVEVGFMIGQYLLYGFHMSPLYKCTRPPCPNTVDCFVSRPTEKTIFMVFMHSIAAVSLFLNILEIAHLGLKKIHKTLYGRPRQPAGPADDEVSPYNSKKNSVVPPACPAADTSPPPLSLLPNGRRVSSEKSMKEGATIQPECSQSSLEQGVVTENFNNS; encoded by the exons ATGGGCGACTGGAACTTGTTGGGCAGCATCCTTGAAGAAGTGCACATCCACTCCACTATAGTTGGCAAAATCTGGCTCACTATCCTGTTCATATTCCGGATGCTAGTGCTGGGAGTGGCTGCTGAGGATGTCTGGGATGATGAGCAGTCAGAGTTCATCTGCAACACAGAGCAACCTGGCTGCAGCAACATATGCTATGACAAGGCCTTCCCTATCTCTTTGATCAGATACTGGGTATTGCAGATCATATTTGTATCTTCTCCATCTCTTGTTTACATGGCCCATGCACTGTACAGATTAAGGGCTCTAGAGAAAGAGCGACAGAAGAGGAAAGCCCACCTGCGGGCTCAGCTAGAAGATCTGGAGCCCATGCTTGAAGAACACCGGAGAGTGGAGAGAGAGCTGCGAAAGctggaagaacagaagaaagtgAATAAGGCACCCTTAAGAGGTTCTCTGCTGCGCACCTATGTCCTACATATCCTGACCCGCTCAGTGGTTGAAGTGGGCTTTATGATAGGTCAGTACCTTTTGTATGGATTTCACATGTCACCCCTTTACAAATGTACTCGGCCCCCTTGCCCTAATACGGTGGATTGCTTTGTGTCCCGACCCACAGAGAAGACCATCTTCATGGTCTTCATGCACAGTATTGCTGCAGTCTCCCTGTTCCTCAACATCCTAGAAATCGCCCACCTGGGCCTCAAGAAGATCCACAAGACCCTCTACGGGCGACCGCGGCAGCCAGCAGGCCCTGCAGATGACGAGGTCAGTCCTTACAATTCCAAGAAGAACTCTGTGGTCCCACCTGCCTGCCCGGCCGCCGACACCTCCCCTCCAC CTTTGAGTCTTTTACCCAATGGGAGAAGAGTCAGCAGTGAGAAGTCTATGAAAGAGGGAGCCACTATTCAGCCTGAATGCTCTCAGTCTTCTCTAGAACAAGGTGTGGTTACTGAGAATTTCAACAACTCTTGA
- the BACH2 gene encoding transcription regulator protein BACH2, which produces MSVDEKTDSPMYVYESTVHCTNILLCLNDQRKQDILCDVTLIVEGKEFRAHRAVLAACSEYFLQALVGQTENDLVVSLPEEVTVRGFGPLLQFAYTAKLLLSRENIQEVIHCAEFLRMHNLEDSCFSFLQTQLLNNEDGLFLCKKDTTCQRMHDEENSDGDEEETMESETSKISCPRERMHQEPFNFETTVAGADKGEGILPNSDMLRDSKDNLDKDAVTRYPRYKKYQLACTKNVYNTSHISTSGFASTFSEESSGNSLKSGLAMGQIKSEPQNEENDEESITLCLSGDEPDIRDKEGDVEMDRKQPSPTCVDRPKSGSSPSCLRSFFNRTKSIDLVGFPSTSQQHFGRSPACPFEKGTTQGDHKTDYVPFTGNYGQSHAMQKDASNFTVGSPLRGPGFETLCKQEGELDRRSVIFSSNACDQVNTSVHSYSGVSSLDKDLTETVPKGLWAGGSQSLPSSQTYSHSGLTADHLSGRMRPNTSCPVPIKVCPRSPPLETRTRTSSSCSSYSYAEDGSGGSPCSLRLCELSSSPCSQGPRFLAPEHQEPGVVGDGLYNPVRAQIKCEPSYGTNSSDESGSFSEADSESCPVQDRGHEVKLPFPVDQITDLPRNDFQMMIKMHKLTSEQLEFIHDVRRRSKNRIAAQRCRKRKLDCIQNLECEIRKLVCEKEKLLSERNQLKASMGELLDNFSCLSQEVCRDMQSPEQIQALHRYCPVLRPMDLQTATNISPPTGVDQGLATSQCVGEGMQCCSEQGPVQLGASWLPNNVSENCSASGGGLDGAEPGTYPERELPREQSSQTVTVDFCQEMTDKCTTDEQPRKDYT; this is translated from the exons GTCACTGTCAGAGGATTTGGTCCGTTGCTACAGTTTGCCTACACTGCTAAGCTGTTACTCAGCAGAGAAAACATCCAGGAGGTCATCCACTGTGCTGAGTTCCTGCGCATGCACAACCTGGAGGACTCCTGCTTCAGCTTCCTTCAGACGCAGCTGCTGAACAACGAAGATGGCCTGTTCCTGTGCAAAAAAGATACCACTTGTCAGCGCATGCATGATGAGGAAAACTCGGATGGAGATGAGGAGGAGACGATGGAATCGGAGACGTCAAAAATATCTTGCCCAAGAGAGAGAATGCACCAGGAACCCTTCAATTTTGAAACCACCGTTGCTGGCGCAGACAAAGGAGAAGGGATTCTGCCCAACTCTGACATGCTGAGAGACAGCAAGGACAATTTGGACAAAGATGCAGTAACGCGGTACCCCAGatacaagaaataccagcttgcTTGTACCAAGAATGTCTACAACACATCACACATCAGTACCTCAGGTTTTGCAAGCACATTCAGTGAAGAGAGTTCTGGAAACAGCCTCAAATCAGGACTTGCTATGGGGCAGATAAAAAGTGAGCCTCAGAATGAAGAGAATGATGAAGAAAGCATCACGCTTTGCCTGTCTGGAGACGAACCTGACATCAGGGATAAAGAAGGGGATGTTGAAATGGACAGGAAACAGCCAAGCCCCACTTGCGTCGACAGGCCAAAAAGTGGGTCTTCTCCTTCTTGCTTGCGGTCTTTCTtcaacagaacaaaaagcataGATTTGGTTGGCTTCCCCAGCACTTCCCAACAGCACTTTGGCAGGAGTCCAGCGTGCCCTTTTGAAAAAGGGACAACTCAGGGTGACCACAAAACTGATTACGTCCCTTTCACAGGGAACTACGGACAGTCCCATGCCATGCAAAAGGATGCTTCCAACTTCACGGTGGGATCGCCGCTCAGGGGGCCCGGCTTTGAAACTCTTTGTAAGCAAGAGGGGGAACTGGACAGGAGGAGTGTTATATTCTCTTCAAACGCTTGTGACCAAGTAAACACTTCGGTGCATTCATATTCTGGTGTGAGCAGCTTGGACAAAGACCTCACTGAGACTGTGCCAAAGGGTCTGTGGGCTGGCGGTAGCCAGTCTCTCCCCAGCTCTCAGACCTATTCCCACAGCGGACTGACAGCTGATCACTTGTCAGGAAGGATGCGGCCGAACACCAGCTGTCCGGTGCCAATTAAAGTTTGCCCTCGCTCGCCTCCTTTAGAGACCAGAACGAGGACCTCCAGCTCGTGCTCTTCCTACTCATATGCAGAGGACGGCAGCGGcggctctccctgcagcctaCGTCTGTGTGAGCTCTCCTCTTCCCCTTGCTCCCAAGGCCCCCGATTCCTGGCGCCCGAGCACCAGGAGCCCGGTGTGGTGGGAGATGGATTGTACAACCCAGTTCGAGCCCAGATTAAATGTGAGCCATCCTATGGAACAAACTCCAGCGATGAGTCTGGGTCATTCTCAGAAGCAGACAGTGAATCATGTCCTGTGCAAGACAGAGGACATGAG GTGAAACTTCCTTTTCCTGTTGATCAAATCACAGATCTTCCAAGGAATGATTTCCAGATGATGATAAAGATGCACAAACTAACCTCAGAACAGCTTGAGTTCATCCATGATGTTCGCCGGCGCAGCAAGAACAGAATTGCAGCTCAGCGCTGCCGCAAGAGAAAACTGGACTGTATTCAGAACCTGGAATGTGAAATCCGCAAGTTG gtgtgTGAGAAAGAGAAGTTGCTCTCAGAAAGGAACCAGCTGAAAGCAAGCATGGGCGAATTGCTGGATAACTTCTCGTGTCTTTCCCAAGAAGTGTGCAGAGACATGCAGAGCCCGGAACAGATCCAAGCCCTTCACCGCTACTGCCCCGTTCTCAGACCCATGGATCTGCAGACGGCCACCAACATCAGCCCCCCAACGGGTGTGGATCAGGGCCTGGCAACGTCGCAGTGTGTTGGGGAAGgcatgcagtgctgctcagagcagggccCCGTGCAGCTGGGAGCATCCTGGCTGCCCAACAACGTCTCAGAGAATTGCTCGGCCAGCGGCGGGGGGTTGGATGGAGCTGAGCCAGGTACTTACCCTGAGAGAGAGCTTCCGCGAGAGCAGAGTAGCCAAACGGTCACGGTAGACTTCTGTCAGGAAATGACTGATAAATGTACAACAGATGAACAGCCTAGGAAAGATTACACCTAG